Sequence from the Wielerella bovis genome:
TGGACACCAGCCAGCACCCATAGTTGGTACAGTTTTAATCACCCAATCTACAATATTGTCAGATGGATTGAGCATTGCCAATTTGGATTTATTTTCTGAACCACCACCTTTTGCTGCACAAATCACTTCCACCTTGTCGCCTTCTACCACTTCATAATGCACGACCGCAGGTGTATTGTCTTTGGTGTTGATACGTTTGCCTGCAGGGTCAGCCAATACCGATGCGCGTAAAACATTATCTGGATGTGTGTAAGCACGGCGAACACCTTCATTCACCATTTCTTGCACCGACAATTTCGCATTCCATTGTACATTCATACCAATTTTCAAAAATACCGTTGCAATCCCTGTATCTTGGCAAACTGGACGATGCCCTTCAGCACACATGCGGCTATTAACCAAAATTTGTGCCATTGCATCTTTGGCAGCAGGATTTTCTTCTTTCTCCCATGCTTTGGTCAGTGCTTGAATAAAATCTTTGGGATGATAGTAGCTGATAAATTGAAACGCATCAGCAATGCTTTGAATGAAATCTTCTTGTTTGATAATGGTCATGATTTTGTGTCCTTTAAAAGGAAGTTTATGAAGAAAATGCAAATTTGTTCAATCTTTCAGGCAGCCTGAAAGATTACCACCAGTTATATTTTTAATTTATGTCAGAAAGTTACAGAATTTTAACATTTTTGTCATGCTAAAAAAGCGTTTATTTGACTTATATCAAACATCATTCATTTTCTGAATTGCTAACAAATTTAAACAAATTACATCGGTGTCTATGCAAATTCCTTAAAAATTATAGGGATATAAAATTAAAACAAATACTTGTTTTTATTGTTCTTTGTTACAATTTGTTTAAATTTTAAGCAAAATATCAATAGGCGAAAATCAATCTTATTTAAAAATATTTAAATTCAATTAATTAACATAACTTAAAATAAATAAACAAAATAAAACCTATTTGAGCTTTGTGAAAATATTTTGTATTATTCCTACAAAATTTATATTTATTATTCTGATAAAATCCTACTAAAAATAATCATATTAAAACTCTTTAAATGAACAGGAACATCAACCATGAGCGAAGAAAAATACAAATTAATCATTGATGGTTTGGAAGTGGAAGCCGATAAAAATGACACCATTATTCAAGCCTATGCCAAAGCAGGTAAGGCGATTACTGCCAATGTGGGTTGCATGGGGCAGGGTGTATGTGGTTCTTGCCGCTGCTTGGTGCGTAAAGAAGGCGAACGTTCTGCTGAAACCAAATTAGGTTGCGAAACCAAAATTGAAGCAGGTATGCAAGTGAGCTTTTTGGATTACTTCTTGCCTACTCATGTGCATCATTATGATATGAATAAAGTTGGCGATGGTTGGAATTGGTTAGAAGAAGTAGATGAAACATTCCCAGAAGCGAAAAATTGCCGTCATTGTGGTGGTTGTGATACTGCTTGTCCCAAAGGTTTGGAAGTACAAAATGGCGTGGCACAAGTGGTAATGGGCGATTTTTCTACCGCTTCTACTACATTTGATGAATGCGTTATGTGTAATTTATGCACGTTGGCTTGCCCTGAGCATATTCGTCCGAATCATTTAGGTTTATTTGCTCGTCGCATGAAAGCAGCGCGTACTTTGCGTCCAATTGATTTGATGCGCCGTTTGCAAGAAATTGATTCTGGCAAAGTTTCTGTAAACATTGATGCAATTTGAAAGGCAGCCTGAAAAAATGAGTACACAACAAAAATTTACTGGTATTCCTTATGAAACTGCGCTGGCAAATTTGCGCGCGAAAACACCCGAATTAAACGGTACGCTGCCTGAAAAAGATGTTTTGCTGAAAACCTTTCACCCTGACCATGCTGAAACAGCGCGTACCACTTTAACTGTGGGCGCAAATGCAGGTGATTTTTGTCATCCAGATTTAGCCAAATTATTAACAGCCAATCCTTTAATTGAAGATGCTGATTTGGCTGGCGCTGAAAATATGGTAACCGATGTGCTGGTTATCGGTGGTGGCGGTGCAGGTGCTGCCGCAGCTTTAACAGCGGTACAAGAGGGCGCACAAGTCATCATGGCAAACAAATTGCGTATTGGCGACAGCAATACCGTTATGGCAGAAGGTGGTATGCAAGCTGCCGTTGGTGCAGATGATAGCCTACAACGCCACTTTGAGGATACGCTCAAAGGTGGGCATATGGCAGGCAAAAAAGAATTGGTTGCGCAAATGGTTACCGATGCACCTAGTGCTGTTCGCTGGTTGATTGGCTTGGGTATGAGTTTTGATACGCAAGGTGGAGACCCAAATGGCTTACTGGTACGCAAAAAAGCTGGTGGCACAACAGCACAACGCATTTTGTGTCATCGCGACTTTACAGGTTTGGAATTGATGAAAGTATTGCGTGAAGCCGTTGATATTGAGCCACGCATCACACAACTAAATCGCCACCCAGCCGTAGAGTTGCTATCTGATGCAGAAGGTCGTTGCGTAGGCGCGGTTTTATATGATTTGGAACGTCGCAAACTGATTACTGTCCATGCCAAAGCCGTTATTTTGGCAACAGGTGGTTCAGGTCGTTTGCATTTGCAAGGTTTTGCCACGTCCAACCATTATGGCGCAACAGCAGATGGTTTAGTTTTGGCATATCGCATGGGTGCGAAATTGCGTGATGTGGATAGTTTCCAATACCACCCAACTGGCGTTGCCCATCCACCACATTTGGCTGGCGCATTGATTTCTGAAGCTACACGTTCAGCAGGTACTAAATTGGTTAATGGTTTAGGCGAACGTTTTGTAGATGAATTACAACCACGCGATGTGGTTGCTGCTGCCATATTGCGCGAAGTTCGTGAAGGTCGTGGCGTAGAGCGCGACGGTCAAGTAGGCGTATTCTTGGATACACCGCGCATCATTGCTGAGCAGCCTGATATTTTGCAACGCTTGGTTACTTTGGGACACATTGCCCACAAATGCGGTGTCAATCCAGCCGAA
This genomic interval carries:
- a CDS encoding FAD-binding protein gives rise to the protein MSTQQKFTGIPYETALANLRAKTPELNGTLPEKDVLLKTFHPDHAETARTTLTVGANAGDFCHPDLAKLLTANPLIEDADLAGAENMVTDVLVIGGGGAGAAAALTAVQEGAQVIMANKLRIGDSNTVMAEGGMQAAVGADDSLQRHFEDTLKGGHMAGKKELVAQMVTDAPSAVRWLIGLGMSFDTQGGDPNGLLVRKKAGGTTAQRILCHRDFTGLELMKVLREAVDIEPRITQLNRHPAVELLSDAEGRCVGAVLYDLERRKLITVHAKAVILATGGSGRLHLQGFATSNHYGATADGLVLAYRMGAKLRDVDSFQYHPTGVAHPPHLAGALISEATRSAGTKLVNGLGERFVDELQPRDVVAAAILREVREGRGVERDGQVGVFLDTPRIIAEQPDILQRLVTLGHIAHKCGVNPAEEPLIIHPTLHYQNGGIEINGNGETCVRGLFAAGEVTGGIHGRNRLMGNALLDIISFGRRAGKAAAHAEPAHNNRGGLSHVHNFQRALQKAGVKSEGKAPVLYPNYGTFDWKEHAGLVCNID
- a CDS encoding 4Fe-4S dicluster domain-containing protein; its protein translation is MSEEKYKLIIDGLEVEADKNDTIIQAYAKAGKAITANVGCMGQGVCGSCRCLVRKEGERSAETKLGCETKIEAGMQVSFLDYFLPTHVHHYDMNKVGDGWNWLEEVDETFPEAKNCRHCGGCDTACPKGLEVQNGVAQVVMGDFSTASTTFDECVMCNLCTLACPEHIRPNHLGLFARRMKAARTLRPIDLMRRLQEIDSGKVSVNIDAI